The following coding sequences lie in one Populus trichocarpa isolate Nisqually-1 chromosome 14, P.trichocarpa_v4.1, whole genome shotgun sequence genomic window:
- the LOC7463430 gene encoding uncharacterized protein LOC7463430 codes for MSTQTQGVKSPPLRGYRRRKTVLDLNAPPTEGRGDEGTSSRTEPQGVQASQQGQSLPPPTIDVDVFDDDVIESSPTAFAEAKNNSRRARGRAVVVDVESGRTSRLSHNNLNKRRRVPPNQTIINCDLYINLEGGSSSSSRSMRENVQTLPPKEPTFNCPICLCPLVEEMSTKCGHIFCKTCIADAIKRQAKCPTCRKRVTNKELIRVFLPATS; via the exons ATGAGCACTCAGACTCAGGGGGTGAAGAGTCCTCCTTTAAGGGGGTATCGGCGAAGGAAGACAGTGCTGGACTTAAACGCCCCTCCTACTGAAGGGAGGGGTGATGAAGGGACTTCAAGCCGAACTGAACCTCAAGGAGTGCAAGCAAGCCAACAAGGACAGTCCTTGCCACCTCCTACTATTGATGTTGATGTGTTCGATGATGATGTCATTGAATCGTCACCCACAGCGTTTGCCGAG GCTAAGAACAATTCTCGAAGAGCTCGTGGAAGGGCTGTCGTTGTTGATGTAGAGTCAG GGCGAACAAGTAGATTGTCTCACAATAACCTCAACAAGCGTAGAAGAGTTCCACCAAACCAAACGATTATCAATTGTGATCTTTACATCAATTTGGAaggcggcagcagcagcagcagcaggtcTATG AGGGAGAATGTGCAGACCCTGCCGCCAAAGGAGCCAACCTTCAACTGTCCAATTTGCTTGTGTCCATTGGTTGAGGAGATGTCAACAAAATGCGGACACATTTTCTGTAAGACTTGCATTGCAGACGCAATCAAAAGACAGGCTAAATGTCCTACTTGTAGGAAAAGGGTCACCAATAAAGAACTTATTAGAGTGTTCCTCCCAGCAACCAGTTGA